The following proteins come from a genomic window of Mauremys mutica isolate MM-2020 ecotype Southern chromosome 7, ASM2049712v1, whole genome shotgun sequence:
- the LOC123374589 gene encoding probable protein BRICK1, protein MSLQEDPVQREIHQDWANREYIEVITSSIKKIADFLNSFDMSCRSRLATLNEKLTALERRIEYIEARVTKGETLT, encoded by the exons ATGTCGCTGCAAGAGGACCCGGTGCAGCGCGAGATCCACCAGGACTGGGCCAACCGCGAGTACATCGAAGTGATCACCAGCTCCATCAAGAAGATCGCGGATTTCCTCAACTCCTTCG ACATGTCCTGCCGCTCCCGGCTCGCCACCCTCAACGAGAAGCTGACCGCGCTGGAGCGACGGATCGAGTACATCGAGGCCAGG GTAACAAAGGGCGAAACTCTGACCTAA